Part of the Planctomycetia bacterium genome is shown below.
GATCCGTGCCGGCGCACCATGCAACGTGGCGAGCCACACCAACTCCGCGTGGGATGCCAGCAGGAAGTAGATCGCGGTCGAACCGAAAACGATCCCTTCAATCGTCCGCATCTTGACCATGCACTGCGGGCACATGTACATCAGCACGACGCTCGAGGCGCCGACCAACGTCACGTGTGCCACGTGGACCCAAAACAGAAAGCTCAGGCTCTGAACGATCGACGGATCGAGTTTTGGCGATACTTGTCCGCTCGTGAAGAAGCCTGCCAGCAGGAACAATCCGGAGCAAACGAAAATCGCCAGCGCCGCGGCCCGCAAGCGGCTGCGTAATAGCCCGTGCGTTTCGCCGGAGAAATGCGGCGTGGAACGGCGCACCATCGCCATCCGTTTGGGATCGACGGAGGGGGCATTGACGTCCGACGGTGGATGCGGATCGTTCAATACCGAGGCATCGAGCGTGGCTTCCAACGGCGAGAATTTGGGCGGTGTTGCGGAACTTGAATTCATGGCTCGCTGCTTGCCATTCGGGCAGGCTGATCGGGTGATTGGATCGACTTTAGATGCCGCCCGCCCCATCTGGCGCTCACTAACACCCGATTAGACGGCCAAGCCGCCGTTTCGGTTCAAAATTGAGAGCGGTGATATCCGCCCCAGCGGGTGTGCGAATGAGCGTAAACGGACCAATTGTATGCCGTTAAGCGCTACCAGGCGACCATAAAAAAAGTGTCGCCAAACGCATCGAAACACCACAGAAGCCTGGGCTTTACGAAGACTGCGAAGAACGGGTCGTTGCCGGTGCGAGCTTACTCGGTGCGAACCAAAGTTCCGCTGCGTTCCTCCGCGCCGGCGAAGTACGTAACCTCAATCGTGTCACCGCTTCCAGCGATGGCCTTCGATAAGGCCTGCCGAGACTCGACCGCAACGCCGTCGACCGACACGATGAGCGTCCCGACGGTGATTCCCGCCAGATCGGCCGGAGAATCCCGTTCCACGCGCGAAACCAGCACCCCCGCTCGTTCCGGCAGCCTGCGCCGCGCGAGCGCAGCGGGATTCGACGGCTGCGTATGCAATCCGAGCCGTTGCTCGGGGGGAGTGCGGTCCGGAAGCAGCGAATCCGGCCGAGGCAAAGTTGCCCAGTTTGCCATCGGGGCGGGCCATTGCACCTGCCCGAACTCCGGAAATCGACGACGCTCCGGCGCTGGACGCGCGCCCAACGTAACGGACACTTCCCGCGAAAACCCCGCGTGCCGAACGGTCAGGACGCTCGACTCGCCTGGGCCAACCTGGGCCATCGCCGTGATAAAGCTACTCGCGCCCTCCACCGGCTGCCCATCGACCGCCACGACCACGTCGCCGGATCGTAGGTCCGCTTGCGCCGCCGGGGATCCGGCGACGACTTCGGCCATCACCGCACCTGCGCCGTCCCCGGAGTCGGCCGCCAGGACGCCCAAATAGCCGGGGCGCAGGTCTTGCGCCGGCGCCATGGGCTCGGCGGGCGGCTGCGCAGTCGCTGGGCTCGCCGCCAGCATCGGCCCGGCGAAAAGCACGATTCCCCACAACAATCGATATCGGACGGGCATGGCGACGGCTCGGCGATTGGGCCTCGAACAACGGTTCCAGGGCTCCATTGTAATTGGCCTACCGGGAATTCGATTTTCCGCCTTCCGATTTTCTCCCCGGCCGGTGCTCCATTGGGTGTAACGGGGGC
Proteins encoded:
- a CDS encoding PDZ domain-containing protein codes for the protein MPVRYRLLWGIVLFAGPMLAASPATAQPPAEPMAPAQDLRPGYLGVLAADSGDGAGAVMAEVVAGSPAAQADLRSGDVVVAVDGQPVEGASSFITAMAQVGPGESSVLTVRHAGFSREVSVTLGARPAPERRRFPEFGQVQWPAPMANWATLPRPDSLLPDRTPPEQRLGLHTQPSNPAALARRRLPERAGVLVSRVERDSPADLAGITVGTLIVSVDGVAVESRQALSKAIAGSGDTIEVTYFAGAEERSGTLVRTE